The Magnolia sinica isolate HGM2019 chromosome 3, MsV1, whole genome shotgun sequence genome includes the window GTTCTCTAATTCGACTCTTTTGCAATTGCAGTTGCAACCAGACAAAGTAAAGAGGCAGATGTCCTTGTCTGATGGAAGACTAATAGTGTATGTCTTTCTTCTCATTGATGGCCATACTTACATTTCCATTGCCAATCTGAATAGAACTAAGCTCTTTCTTCTTCGCAAAAGCAGCATTTTTATCACCCCAGTGTCCTTCATTGTTTGTATGTTTTCTTGTTGATTCAGTCATTTTGAGGCAGTGGAGGCAAGGTTCCTGCGAGCATCATTCAGCGCATTTGTAGATATTCTGACACTCGCCACAAAAACCATTGAAGAATTTGGGCTGCAGCAAGAAGCGCTGAGTTGAGGCAATGGGTTTCCTATTAATGGCATTGTTTTTCCAGCTGAGCAGCATCATAACGAAAATATACATTCAAGAAATCTTCCT containing:
- the LOC131241172 gene encoding uncharacterized protein LOC131241172, coding for MDAIVSDAADGKTASPSEWEYICDFEVDYGSEKNASIVLAALAVDKELQPDKVKRQMSLSDGRLIVHFEAVEARFLRASFSAFVDILTLATKTIEEFGLQQEALS